Proteins encoded by one window of Chondromyces crocatus:
- a CDS encoding glutathione S-transferase family protein, which produces MSLVLYYAPMTSSIRAQWALEELEIPYEKRKVDLTTGENRRPDFLALNPNGKVPLLIVHGTPIFESMAILVYLGETYGVTKGLYPAPGLNRAEVLKWMAWNTATLGEAGARYLRHVSDRYPAEERNEKAAATARRDLHDLLGVLDRALDGKEYLVGGRFSFADLIVASFVPFLARFDIPLDGFSHVDAWASRCMARPALARAMQP; this is translated from the coding sequence ATGAGTCTGGTTCTCTACTACGCCCCGATGACCAGCTCCATCCGCGCCCAGTGGGCGCTCGAAGAGCTGGAGATTCCGTACGAGAAGCGCAAGGTCGACCTCACCACCGGGGAGAACAGGCGCCCCGATTTTCTGGCCCTCAACCCGAACGGCAAGGTCCCGCTCCTCATCGTCCACGGCACGCCCATCTTCGAGTCGATGGCCATCCTCGTGTACCTCGGCGAGACCTACGGGGTGACCAAGGGCCTCTACCCGGCCCCTGGCCTGAACCGCGCCGAAGTCTTGAAGTGGATGGCGTGGAACACCGCCACCCTCGGCGAGGCCGGCGCCCGCTACCTGCGGCACGTCTCCGACCGCTACCCAGCGGAAGAGCGCAACGAGAAGGCCGCGGCGACAGCCCGGCGCGACCTCCACGACCTGCTCGGCGTCCTCGACCGGGCCCTCGACGGCAAGGAGTACCTCGTCGGCGGCCGGTTCTCGTTCGCCGACCTGATCGTCGCCTCCTTCGTCCCCTTCCTCGCGCGCTTCGACATCCCCCTCGACGGCTTCTCCCACGTCGACGCCTGGGCCT